The following nucleotide sequence is from Fructobacillus americanaquae.
CCACTGTTCGATGTCTATGACATTGAGAACGACATTACCAATGATATTGTCCACCAGGGAAAACGATTGGCAAAACGTGATTTCAAGCGCACAAAAAAAGCCCGCTTAGCAGAGCGAGCTGAGGCATAAAAATTCCTGCAAGAAAATTTATGCCTTCAGTATACCACGGAGGACACAAATGCCAACAATTAATGAATCAATGTTAAGAGCTATCAAGAGACAGCGAGGCGAACTTAATTTAAAAGTTAGTGACCGACAAGACTTATAACGCACTAAACGAGTGGCTATATCAAAAACTGTAAGGAGATAAAACAATGAAAGTCTTAACGAGTACATTTGTTGATGCCTTAACAATTAAACAGGCAAGAGAGCGCCTAAACTATGGTCAATTATCAGAAAAGACCGGAGTTAATAGCGTGACTATCTCGCGAATTATTAACCGCAAGGTAGATACAGCTCAAGAACGTACGTTCGATAAGCTAAATGATTGGTTACTTAAGAAATGAAAAAGGTCTTTCAATGGCTAAGTTGTCATTGATGTTAAGAAAGACTGATGGATTTTCTAAAACGATTGGATCGGCTAACATTTCGCAATATAAAAATGACAACCGTGAACCAAAATTAGAAACTTTGGAAAAGTTAGCTAAATTCTATGGAGTCACACCAGCATATCTAGCGGGATGGGAGGAATAAGGATGACAACAACAGGAAATAGAGTTGCAGATGGTTTAGAGCAACATCTAGCTGAAGAAGCAAGATGGGAACGCGAACAAGAAAGCGAAAGGGTGATTGACGATGAAGCCTGAACAACGTTTGCAATCACAAATCACCACATTTCTAAGACAAAACGATTACTTCATCATTAAGACACAATCTGGTCCCGGTACTGATATTGGAACACCAGACATTATCACGATTGATAAGCACGGCAAGTTCCTAGGATTGGAAATTAAGCGACCAGACGGACAAGGTACAGTATCGGCCGAACAGAAAGCGGTCGGTGCTCAAATTAAGCGAAACGGTGGTCTATGGTATGTGATTGATAGCTTTACAAGATTTTTGGAGGTTATCGATGACGTCGAAAAACTCTTTTAGATTGTATGAAGCACAGGCCAATCAGTTAGCAAAGTCAAAACCTAACTACTACTACGTGATGAAAATGGGGACAGGGAAGACCGTTGTTGGTTTATCCCATGTAATGAAGCACTACCCATCGTCTGACGTTATTGTAGTGGCACCACGTCAAGTTGTAAAAGCTAAGTCGTGGGAGAAGGACGCCGAGTTGGTTGGGTTTAAAAATGACATGCAGGTCATCACGACTGATGGTGTGAAGAAGCTAAGCAACGCTGATGTGATAGATAAGGTATTGATCGTTGACGAGGCTCACAAGTTCAAAAACACATCAGGTCGTTCTGAAAAGTTACGAACACTGACTAAGTGCTGTGCGGGTTTTGTTTTTCTGTCAGGCACACCCACGAATGGAAAACTAGACGATTTGGAAATGTATGCCCTGTACTTTGGCCATGTTCCGACTAAGAAGCAGTTCAAGGACTTGTACAAGGTAGCGGAACACCCCGGTTGGTCTAAGTTCCCAATTTGGAAAGTCGGTAAAAACACGAACCAATTAACAGAGTGGTTTAAGTCCATCACGTCTGATGTCGTCACGCTTGATGAAATCACTGAACTGCCAGATATTAATGAACACGTTATCAGTTTTAAGCCAGACCGTGAGTACAAAAAGACCAAGATGTCTTACAAGAAGGATGACAAGGTTATCTTTGCCAATCCAACTGCACGCCGTATCTACCAACGTCAAAATCAGAACAACAAAGCCAAACTCGATTGGCTTGAAAGCGTTAAAGAGTCATACGGTGATGAGAAAACACTTATCTTCTACACCTATGATAATGAGCTGCAACTGTTAGACGAGGCGTTGAAAGATTTCAAGGTCGGCCACGTTAACGGTCATGAGTATGACAGTCAAGGCGATTTTATCCTGATCCAAACAACGGCTGGTTCGGGGATGACATTGAACGAGTATAAACACGCCATCTGGTGGTCGTTGCCTGATAGTTTTATCGATTTTGACCAGTCGAAATATCGGAACTATCGAATTGGACAAGAAAGCAAAATCACACGAGATTACTTGGTTGTTCACGGGACGATTGACGACGCTATCTGGAACTCACTAGAGATGAAAGAAAGCTTTAATTCGGAAATGTTCGAGGACTAGATATGAGAATAAGCGAATTACAAAAATGGTTGATCGATGTAGGCGACAAGGTTGTTCGACTAGCCTTTACATCAAAAGACCAAAAACAACCAGAGTCAGAACACATCGTTATTAATGGTGGAATTTACAAAATCACGATTGAAAAAATCTAAGAAAGAGGAAACAAATGCTGAATGATATTTTCTGTTCGCTTTGTTTTGCTCACGACGCACCAAAATTAGTTGTTAAGCATAAGAGTAATCAAACAGTTATTGAAAAGCGTTGCCGTTGGTGCAACCACAAGATAGATGAAAGGGTCGTAAATGGACAAAATTCATATGAGCCCCACAAGGGCTTTCAAGTTTAGCAAAAACCCACTTCGTGCTTACCACGATTACACTGGCGAGCATCCATGGTGGGAAGGAAGTAAGGACGCACTGTTATTTGGGACAATCGTCCACAACGTTGCGGAAGGTCGTGACAAGACACAAGATATATCGGAAGAAGACAAAGACTTGCTGATTAGTAAAGCAGGCAAAACGAAAGGGCAACTCAAGAAAGCATACGTTGATGCCGAAGTTATTGGTAATCATTTGCGAGATTACGTCTTGACATTTAGTGCTTTGCCGTTTGGTCAGGCTGAATATGAAGTTGAAATCAATGAAGAAACCGAAACAGGTCAAGGGGTGCAATTTACTGCCACTGGTCGAGCGGACATGCTAACCAAAAAAGCAGTGTTTGATTTTAAGACAGTCGCACCAATGGACTTCGATGGTTTTATTGAGTATGGATCGTTCCGTGACAATCGGCAAGAAGAGTACAAGAAACAAATTGCTTACTATGCTTTCATGTTCGATAAGAAAGAGGCCCACTTAATTTACATCAAGAAGGACCCAGATAAGCCGTTTATCTACGACTTCAAAATGGACCATGACGAGATTTTACGATACGCCAACGAGATGGCGGATGAAATTGAACAGGCAGTTCATTACGTTGACTGTCCAGACAATCTCGAAGCAATCAATGATGGAAGCCAATGGGCTTATGAACAATTTGGGGGCGTGATTGATGTCTAACAGATTAAAAGAACTCCGAAAAGAAAAAGGCGTGTCACAAAAATACGTTGCCGATTTTCTAGGATTAACTAAGCAAGCTGTACAACGTTATGAATCTGGATTAAGCACACCTAAATTAGAAACATGGCAAAAACTTGCCGAATTCTTCGACGTGTCTGTTTTAAAACTAATTGGCGATGATGAACAACCTGAAGTTGAGTTAAAAAACGATGTACCAACAGAAGTTATATACAAAGGTAAAAAGTACAAGGTGATTACAAATGAATAATTATGTAGTAAGTATGAGCGATTTTAAAGGAAGCGTTATCAATCCAAAAGGCATTAAAAAGGTGATTATAAAAGCTAATTCAAAGAATGAAGCAATCATTAAATTCATTGAACAAATTCAATTTGAAGATATACGGTGGTTTGAAATTAAAATCAAAGTTGAAGAGTTAGGAGTTATCGAATGATTAAGGTATCAAAGTTTCAAGAAATCAAGTTACAAAAGCCTGACCCACAAGCCATTGTAGTTTATGGCGAACCAATGGCTGGTAAGACGACCTTTGCCGGTAAAGCTAACAAGCCACTCTTCCTATCATTTGATGGGAATGCCGACAACGCCGGATATAACGCTGTTCGTCCGAAGTCATTCCAAGATGTGATGGACGTTATCGAACAAGCACCAGAAGCTGGCTACAAAACAGTTGTAATTGATACGGCTGAAGATATGGCCAACATGTTGGAATTGGAAGTCTTGGAAAATCACAACGCCAATTCACTTAAAGAAGCGGGTGACTATGGTGCAGGATTTGGGGAATTTAACAAAGCGTTTAGCAATATCATCAACGCACTCACCACTTCAGATTTGACTGTCTATTACTTGTTGCGTGCCAACATGGACGATGAAGAAGGCTTGGTTATCGTGTTAAAGCCGAAGTTGTTCAATGTTATCGGTGGGTATTCCGACGCACTCATCGAGATCAACAACAAGCACGAAGCGAAGTGGAAGAAGCGCCGGTACGAATGGGACGACAGCAAGTTGCCTGCACCACTGAACACAGTCGTTGACAAGAACAAGAAATCAGCACAAGCCCTGGAATCAATGGGACTTTAATAGGAAAAATAGGAGAAGAATATTATGGCTTTAGATATGGAAAATTGGTTTGACAACATGGACGAAAACACGGCGCAACCATCTGCGTTCGGGTTTGAAGACGGCACAACTGATGCCGTACTGACTGAAGTGTCCTTGTTCCAATCAAAGAGTTCTAGCTGGTCAGCTGTGCAGTTCACTTTTGAAGACAGCGAAGGAACATCAGATAACGGCTATCGAGTTTCAGTTTCACAAAAGAAGACAGACGGTTCGAAGTTGTCGTCAAAGGCTTGGCAGTCTAATGTGTTCCAATTAATGCGCCCATTGATTTTGTTCAACAAAGAAATGAAAAAGGTCGTTGATTTGGATACCATCCGCCAAGGAAATCAGGCAGTTGTGGAAGCCTTGCAACCAGTTGCCGACAAGAAAACACTCAAGGTTAAGATTTTGAAAGAAACGCCTGAAGCAAAGGAAGGTGAAACAGCATTTTCAAAGTACACGTTCCTAGACCCAATTGACGTACCGTTTGACATTGAATAATGGCAACCAAGACAGAGGCCATTAGATGGTTAAACGAAGGATATGACATTACACCAATTCAAGTTAGTTACGATGACGAAGGACATGCCAGTAAGAAGCCAATCCTTGCTTACGCCACTGATAAATTAGATAAATTATGGGTATTGTCTAACTGGAAACGCCATTATGCTATTGCGTTAGTTATGTCTGGATCGGATTATGTGTGCTTCGACTTTGACGATATGCACGAATATACATCTTTCCAAGTCCGTTTCCCTACGATTGAAGATGGCGTGATTGAAGAGTCTGTGTCCGGTCGTGGTATTCATGTATTTTTCAAGAACAATCACAACCTGACCCAAGTTCTCAGCATCGAGAAAGGTCTCGATATTAAGGCCAGCAAAAATAACTATGCGGTTGTTGACCCGGAAACGGATTTATCTGAATGTGTTGATTTGCCTAATGAGTTGCTTGAGTTCTACAACGAAAACAAAGCAAAAGGCCAAAAGGTTTCTAACTCATTTGAAGGACAGAGTAGCCTGACGATTCCAGAGTTAGCCATGATAACCGAAGGGTTCGGCGAAAATGGAACAAGAAATCGAAACATGTCGATACTCGTATGGTCGTTAATGATAATGGGTTTTCCTAAAAAATCAATTTACGCCATTGTCGACTTGGCCAATCAGCAATCAGGATTAACGCAGTCAGAAATCGAAAAGACGATTGAGGGAAGTTGGAGGAAATGGACGAATGGCAACTAAAACAACGGTCATGGCCGAAACACTTCTGGATAACTTTGATATTCAATATGACGAGTTCATCGGTCAAATTGTACTCAAGAAAGACGTGCAAGGGCAGGAAGTGTTAGTTGAAGCGGGACAAATGACGGACAACAAGGCACGGCTTATCCAAGCGTTCTTGGAGCGTAAATATGACACTGGTTATCCAATGTCGAAATTGTTCGAAGCCATCGAGTCGGCTGCCAGTCAGCATGTATTCTCATCTGTCTATGACTGGATTGAGTCCAAAAAGTGGGACAGAAAAAGCAGACTATGGACGATTGGCGAAGAGTTATTTGGTGTTGAAAACCCAGAAATTAACAAGGCGATTGGCATTTGGATTATCAATTTAGTAGGTGGCGCGTATGGTGTCGATACTGGTAAATTTCAATACACATTAGACATCATCGGCAATCAAGGAACGGGTAAAACGTCGTTCTTAAAGCGATTAGGTGGTCAGTATTATACCGACCAATTCATGTCTTTTACTAAAAAAGACGATTTTGAAATCATGATGAAAAACCTAATCGTCAACGATGATGAAATGCAAGTGACGGCGATCAATAGTGACAAGGTGTTTAAGAAGTTTGTCTCAACGAACGAGTTCACTTATCGACCGGCATATGCCCGCAACAGTGAAACAAAAAAACGTCACTTCGTCATCTCAAGAACGACAAACGATAGTTCCTATCTAACTGACTTGGGTGGTAATCGTCGAATTATCCCGGTCATTGTAAACGATTATAAAATCAAGCAAAACGCTTTCAAGTTGCCAGA
It contains:
- a CDS encoding virulence-associated E family protein; the encoded protein is MATKTTVMAETLLDNFDIQYDEFIGQIVLKKDVQGQEVLVEAGQMTDNKARLIQAFLERKYDTGYPMSKLFEAIESAASQHVFSSVYDWIESKKWDRKSRLWTIGEELFGVENPEINKAIGIWIINLVGGAYGVDTGKFQYTLDIIGNQGTGKTSFLKRLGGQYYTDQFMSFTKKDDFEIMMKNLIVNDDEMQVTAINSDKVFKKFVSTNEFTYRPAYARNSETKKRHFVISRTTNDSSYLTDLGGNRRIIPVIVNDYKIKQNAFKLPDSWYENVLAEARDYYSAVITHPDKTIDDINKQMESISFENMTENLNVFAEIDDVIMNVLKSEHKFDESIRVSELNASIEQELYSQMIDYQQKELRNQIQMVMQREGFEKKPKKINGKTVRCFVKKGVTQEAKKVTQEAKKVTSKG
- a CDS encoding PD-(D/E)XK nuclease-like domain-containing protein, which produces MSPTRAFKFSKNPLRAYHDYTGEHPWWEGSKDALLFGTIVHNVAEGRDKTQDISEEDKDLLISKAGKTKGQLKKAYVDAEVIGNHLRDYVLTFSALPFGQAEYEVEINEETETGQGVQFTATGRADMLTKKAVFDFKTVAPMDFDGFIEYGSFRDNRQEEYKKQIAYYAFMFDKKEAHLIYIKKDPDKPFIYDFKMDHDEILRYANEMADEIEQAVHYVDCPDNLEAINDGSQWAYEQFGGVIDV
- a CDS encoding AAA family ATPase gives rise to the protein MIKVSKFQEIKLQKPDPQAIVVYGEPMAGKTTFAGKANKPLFLSFDGNADNAGYNAVRPKSFQDVMDVIEQAPEAGYKTVVIDTAEDMANMLELEVLENHNANSLKEAGDYGAGFGEFNKAFSNIINALTTSDLTVYYLLRANMDDEEGLVIVLKPKLFNVIGGYSDALIEINNKHEAKWKKRRYEWDDSKLPAPLNTVVDKNKKSAQALESMGL
- a CDS encoding DNA helicase, with translation MTSKNSFRLYEAQANQLAKSKPNYYYVMKMGTGKTVVGLSHVMKHYPSSDVIVVAPRQVVKAKSWEKDAELVGFKNDMQVITTDGVKKLSNADVIDKVLIVDEAHKFKNTSGRSEKLRTLTKCCAGFVFLSGTPTNGKLDDLEMYALYFGHVPTKKQFKDLYKVAEHPGWSKFPIWKVGKNTNQLTEWFKSITSDVVTLDEITELPDINEHVISFKPDREYKKTKMSYKKDDKVIFANPTARRIYQRQNQNNKAKLDWLESVKESYGDEKTLIFYTYDNELQLLDEALKDFKVGHVNGHEYDSQGDFILIQTTAGSGMTLNEYKHAIWWSLPDSFIDFDQSKYRNYRIGQESKITRDYLVVHGTIDDAIWNSLEMKESFNSEMFED
- a CDS encoding VRR-NUC domain-containing protein → MKPEQRLQSQITTFLRQNDYFIIKTQSGPGTDIGTPDIITIDKHGKFLGLEIKRPDGQGTVSAEQKAVGAQIKRNGGLWYVIDSFTRFLEVIDDVEKLF
- a CDS encoding helix-turn-helix domain-containing protein, whose protein sequence is MKVLTSTFVDALTIKQARERLNYGQLSEKTGVNSVTISRIINRKVDTAQERTFDKLNDWLLKK
- a CDS encoding helix-turn-helix domain-containing protein — translated: MIGYLRNEKGLSMAKLSLMLRKTDGFSKTIGSANISQYKNDNREPKLETLEKLAKFYGVTPAYLAGWEE
- a CDS encoding helix-turn-helix transcriptional regulator, which produces MSNRLKELRKEKGVSQKYVADFLGLTKQAVQRYESGLSTPKLETWQKLAEFFDVSVLKLIGDDEQPEVELKNDVPTEVIYKGKKYKVITNE